A region from the Salifodinibacter halophilus genome encodes:
- a CDS encoding 4'-phosphopantetheinyl transferase superfamily protein has protein sequence MSRSRVWIATLPIDEAAALAIDILPRDTLPSQQQQRLSSMASASARRQTHAGLWLLGKLLSAAGESRDKLATLGYAGDGRPTLADGPSFNISHSRDLVACALSYELTLGLDIETRDQRIPPRIARETSDDERAATAAVPSAFFDFWCAREATIKASGRVGLGRLKRVRLAPGCARVDDEKWHLLPLHLAPGYAACLASPATIAPCEISVVRHYLPA, from the coding sequence ATGTCTCGATCTCGAGTGTGGATCGCCACGCTGCCGATCGACGAGGCAGCGGCGCTGGCTATCGATATTCTACCGCGCGACACCCTCCCTTCGCAGCAACAACAGCGGCTTAGCAGCATGGCAAGCGCATCTGCACGCCGTCAGACACACGCCGGCTTGTGGCTGTTGGGCAAGCTTTTATCGGCAGCCGGCGAGTCGCGCGACAAACTCGCTACGCTCGGTTACGCCGGCGACGGCCGGCCCACGCTCGCCGATGGACCGTCGTTCAACATCTCGCATAGTCGCGACTTGGTGGCCTGCGCCCTATCGTACGAACTCACGCTTGGCCTCGACATCGAGACACGTGATCAGCGCATACCACCACGCATCGCACGTGAAACAAGCGACGATGAACGCGCTGCCACAGCCGCTGTACCGAGCGCCTTTTTTGATTTCTGGTGTGCGCGCGAAGCCACAATCAAGGCGAGCGGGCGCGTCGGCCTCGGCCGCCTTAAACGTGTTCGATTAGCGCCCGGCTGTGCGCGCGTCGACGACGAGAAATGGCACTTATTGCCGCTCCATCTCGCACCTGGGTATGCCGCCTGCCTGGCGAGTCCGGCCACAATCGCCCCATGTGAGATCAGCGTGGTCAGGCATTATCTTCCTGCATAA
- a CDS encoding NUDIX hydrolase, with product MTANQTLYEGGFVRIRKRGRWEFAERVNARGAVVIVVRTEADHVLLVEQYRAPVDAPVIEFPAGLVGDIAGEEDEALERAASRELEEETGYRAGTFELLTSGPPSAGMDSEITWWMRARDIARVGDGGGDDSEAITVHAIPLAEINAWLEQQREAGILVDPKVYAGLYFLMQEDNA from the coding sequence ATGACGGCCAACCAGACATTGTATGAAGGCGGCTTCGTCCGTATTCGTAAACGTGGCCGTTGGGAGTTTGCCGAGCGCGTCAACGCGCGTGGTGCCGTGGTTATTGTTGTTCGAACCGAGGCCGATCATGTGTTGCTGGTCGAGCAGTATCGCGCACCAGTCGATGCGCCGGTGATTGAGTTTCCCGCGGGATTGGTCGGCGACATTGCGGGCGAGGAAGACGAGGCGCTGGAACGGGCCGCAAGCCGCGAACTCGAAGAAGAGACTGGCTATCGTGCGGGCACTTTCGAACTGTTAACCAGCGGCCCGCCGAGTGCGGGCATGGATAGCGAGATCACCTGGTGGATGCGAGCGCGCGATATAGCGCGCGTTGGTGACGGCGGCGGTGACGACAGCGAGGCGATCACGGTGCACGCGATTCCGTTGGCAGAGATCAATGCCTGGCTCGAACAGCAACGCGAAGCCGGCATACTGGTCGATCCCAAGGTTTATGCGGGTCTGTATTTCCTTATGCAGGAAGATAATGCCTGA
- the purD gene encoding phosphoribosylamine--glycine ligase, translating into MHRILVVGGGGREHALAWKIAASPRAESVFVAPGNAGTALDTRMTNVAIADDDTQALVDFARENEITLTVIGPEAPLAAGVVDGFEAAGLACFGPNAAAAELEASKSFSKDFLYRHDIPTADYAVFTDDAAAIDFIASLPPPIVIKADGLASGKGVEIAPDRPSAETAAQRMLADSGRIVVERYLEGEEASFMVMVDGTHIVPLASSQDHKPAFDGDTGPNTGGMGAYSPAPVVTDAVAERAMRQIIEPTVHGMAADGRAFRGFLYAGLMIDSDNNPRVLEFNVRLGDPETQPICMRLASDLVDLVEAGVNGDLNTLEPVWHDQVALGVVMASAGYPGSIEKGHAIRGLDAVDNTAIAFHAGTRLGDGDSVRTAGGRVLCMTALGSSIADAQASAYRGAAAIDWPGAWYRGDIGHRALERHQDL; encoded by the coding sequence ATGCATCGCATCCTCGTCGTCGGCGGCGGTGGCCGCGAACATGCCTTAGCCTGGAAAATCGCGGCTTCACCGCGTGCTGAATCCGTTTTCGTCGCCCCCGGCAACGCCGGTACGGCGCTCGATACGCGCATGACCAACGTTGCAATCGCAGATGACGACACCCAGGCGCTGGTCGATTTCGCGCGGGAAAATGAAATAACGCTGACCGTGATTGGCCCGGAAGCCCCCCTCGCCGCCGGCGTTGTCGACGGTTTCGAGGCCGCCGGGCTAGCGTGTTTCGGTCCGAATGCGGCAGCAGCCGAACTCGAGGCCAGCAAATCCTTCTCCAAGGATTTTCTCTATCGCCATGATATTCCGACGGCGGATTACGCCGTATTCACGGACGACGCGGCCGCGATCGATTTCATCGCCAGCTTACCCCCGCCGATCGTTATCAAGGCTGACGGCCTGGCATCCGGCAAAGGGGTGGAAATCGCGCCGGACCGACCCAGCGCCGAGACCGCTGCCCAACGCATGTTGGCCGATAGCGGCCGGATCGTGGTCGAACGCTATCTGGAAGGTGAAGAAGCCAGTTTCATGGTTATGGTCGACGGCACACACATCGTGCCATTAGCCAGCTCACAGGACCACAAACCGGCCTTTGACGGCGATACCGGGCCCAATACGGGCGGCATGGGCGCCTACTCGCCAGCGCCCGTGGTCACGGACGCCGTTGCTGAGCGTGCCATGCGGCAGATCATCGAACCAACCGTCCACGGCATGGCCGCCGACGGACGCGCATTTCGCGGTTTTCTCTACGCCGGCTTGATGATCGATAGCGACAATAACCCGCGTGTTCTGGAATTCAACGTTCGGCTCGGCGACCCGGAAACGCAGCCGATCTGCATGCGCCTGGCAAGCGACCTGGTCGACCTCGTCGAGGCCGGCGTGAATGGCGATCTGAACACGTTGGAGCCTGTCTGGCACGACCAAGTTGCACTCGGTGTGGTTATGGCCAGCGCGGGCTACCCCGGCTCAATCGAGAAAGGCCATGCAATTCGCGGCCTCGATGCCGTCGACAACACGGCGATTGCGTTCCACGCTGGGACCCGGCTGGGCGACGGCGACAGCGTGCGCACAGCCGGCGGACGAGTGCTTTGTATGACGGCGCTCGGCAGCAGCATCGCCGACGCACAGGCGAGCGCCTATCGCGGTGCGGCGGCTATCGATTGGCCGGGCGCTTGGTATCGCGGCGACATTGGCCACCGCGCTCTAGAACGCCATCAAGACCTGTGA